In Deltaproteobacteria bacterium, the following proteins share a genomic window:
- a CDS encoding exodeoxyribonuclease V subunit gamma: MKPDHKQYSSTLFLLPTALMVEEKLKQFAEESGVLTGYRVWTFPELISTLAKDFPIKKRQISSIGELLLIKDAVLSVSAEPVSTRLSPIRDSSVFFRAVNKFIRELRQALVCSKDFEKAVRCIDNEKYHILARIYSHYENRLKFLNLTDDIGRQREILAGLEGYKGIPQSLSDTENLVIEGFYDLLPIQRRIVKVLIDKGIIPEIIPVYSLENPDATKAAEDLLNFFETMENLSPESIIFKPADSGNEENSINALIHNLFKIDKSNAHITDDTVNLIAGPGRYIEIEAVGRKIRRLLKDGVNPSEIGVIFRDIATYEEIVEDVFKRFNIPLYFRRGRNLLALPVVKNIMSIYDIIESNFERERVLKLLNSSYVGISQITGGNGIKFKEVERIVSEVKVVDEDTERWDKAFERYLKSVGIKDRKDGTKVDIETLLTTKNLILNFIAILKGIDKRQPFIGHRDNLYTVIRKLDIEKRCSQQMRQQDIQALDILMDTILEIEKMLLLTGKDKSLLSISEFFSLVREALAEKYLPAYKNKGGIKALSILDARGIRFKHLFVCGLNDGEFPASETTHLFIRDDDKKILNNALGRRIFLTNRTEWWKEPLLFILAISMAEERLCLTYSYLDETGRELLPSIFFRETRRILNIDTAADTALFKKIPVSEVIVNTEDALEKEELAVSLLKSLNLPHHNPDREYAEEVIELIGEGNGFKSNILRLKKICNIERLRSDKQGRADNWTGCITDIGLKSRLNEELLGNKSVWTTTMLETIAKCPFSFYMKDILKLIESEEMDVEINHLAAGTIIHRMLERFYKTAGQNGVLPLTGIEVESLLLNETISLVFKETLDTDFTGSKGLWEIKKHQIVNILKRFYDSEVKNHDRNFIPEYFEIEFGRNKNIPLLDIVLPDGVFVHIKGKIDRIDRCDKALRVIDYKMGSLPAKDEIGKIYFQLPIYILAAARYFNVNPSQCSGLYYSLKDNEGGDIKTIKTDNGSIPLDNYLSSLHGTEDKTLAKDIDRLVSLIKSGNFKAEPYNDRVCLYCRFKNICRCQNI; the protein is encoded by the coding sequence ATGAAGCCTGACCATAAACAATACTCATCAACCCTTTTCCTCCTTCCAACTGCCCTGATGGTTGAAGAAAAACTCAAACAATTTGCAGAAGAAAGTGGCGTGCTTACAGGTTACAGGGTCTGGACATTCCCTGAACTTATAAGTACACTTGCAAAAGACTTTCCAATAAAAAAGAGACAAATCTCATCTATTGGCGAACTCCTGCTTATTAAAGATGCTGTCCTTTCCGTATCCGCAGAACCTGTCAGCACACGGCTTTCTCCCATCAGGGATTCTTCTGTTTTTTTTCGTGCAGTGAATAAGTTTATAAGGGAATTAAGACAGGCACTGGTTTGTAGCAAGGATTTTGAAAAGGCAGTCAGATGTATTGATAATGAAAAATACCACATACTTGCCAGAATATATTCCCATTATGAAAATAGACTTAAGTTTTTAAACCTTACAGATGATATAGGCAGGCAAAGGGAAATCCTTGCCGGGCTTGAAGGATACAAAGGAATTCCACAGTCCCTTTCAGACACAGAGAATCTCGTTATAGAAGGTTTTTATGACTTACTACCGATTCAGCGAAGGATTGTAAAGGTATTGATAGATAAAGGCATTATACCAGAGATAATCCCTGTCTATAGCCTTGAAAACCCTGATGCAACAAAGGCTGCCGAAGATTTGCTTAACTTCTTTGAAACAATGGAAAATCTCTCTCCCGAATCTATAATATTCAAGCCTGCTGATAGCGGCAATGAGGAAAACAGCATAAATGCCCTCATACATAATCTTTTTAAGATTGATAAATCCAATGCCCATATTACTGATGATACGGTAAACCTTATTGCAGGACCTGGCAGATATATAGAAATTGAAGCAGTTGGCAGAAAGATAAGAAGACTGCTGAAAGATGGTGTTAATCCATCTGAGATCGGGGTTATCTTTAGAGATATTGCCACATACGAAGAGATTGTAGAAGATGTCTTTAAAAGGTTTAATATCCCTCTTTATTTCCGAAGGGGGAGGAATCTGCTTGCCTTACCTGTTGTAAAAAATATCATGTCCATTTATGACATCATTGAATCAAATTTTGAGAGGGAAAGGGTCTTGAAACTTTTGAATTCCAGTTATGTGGGTATCTCTCAAATTACAGGTGGAAATGGTATTAAGTTTAAAGAGGTAGAAAGGATTGTATCTGAAGTAAAGGTGGTTGATGAAGATACTGAAAGGTGGGACAAGGCATTTGAAAGGTATCTGAAATCTGTGGGGATTAAAGATAGGAAGGACGGGACAAAGGTTGATATAGAAACATTGTTGACTACAAAAAACCTTATCCTGAATTTCATAGCAATACTTAAGGGGATTGACAAAAGACAGCCATTTATTGGACATAGGGATAATTTATATACAGTTATAAGAAAGTTGGATATTGAAAAGAGATGCAGCCAACAGATGCGCCAGCAGGACATACAGGCTCTTGATATTTTAATGGATACAATTTTGGAAATAGAAAAGATGCTGCTGCTTACCGGAAAGGATAAATCTCTTCTTTCTATAAGTGAATTCTTTAGTCTCGTTAGAGAGGCACTGGCAGAAAAATATCTGCCTGCATATAAAAATAAAGGCGGTATAAAGGCACTTTCCATACTTGATGCCAGAGGAATAAGATTTAAACATCTGTTTGTGTGCGGCTTAAATGATGGTGAATTCCCTGCAAGTGAAACTACGCATCTGTTTATAAGGGATGATGACAAGAAGATATTAAATAATGCCCTTGGCAGAAGGATATTTTTAACAAACAGAACAGAGTGGTGGAAAGAGCCACTCTTGTTTATTCTTGCTATCAGTATGGCAGAGGAAAGGCTTTGTCTAACCTATTCATATCTTGATGAAACAGGCAGAGAACTACTGCCGTCCATATTCTTTAGAGAGACTCGCAGGATTTTAAATATAGATACAGCAGCGGATACTGCCCTCTTTAAAAAGATACCTGTGTCAGAGGTCATTGTAAATACAGAGGATGCATTAGAGAAAGAGGAACTCGCTGTATCGCTCCTCAAGTCATTAAACTTACCGCACCATAACCCTGATAGAGAATATGCTGAAGAGGTGATTGAACTAATAGGAGAGGGGAATGGATTTAAAAGCAATATCCTTAGACTTAAGAAAATCTGTAATATAGAAAGATTACGCAGCGATAAACAAGGCAGGGCAGATAATTGGACAGGCTGTATTACTGATATTGGTTTAAAAAGCCGTCTTAATGAAGAACTTCTTGGCAATAAAAGTGTCTGGACTACAACAATGCTGGAAACCATTGCCAAATGTCCTTTCTCCTTTTACATGAAGGATATTCTAAAACTTATTGAATCTGAAGAAATGGATGTTGAGATAAACCACCTTGCAGCAGGCACTATCATCCACAGGATGCTGGAGAGATTTTATAAAACTGCGGGCCAAAATGGGGTGCTGCCGCTAACAGGGATAGAGGTAGAATCTCTACTCTTAAATGAAACAATATCACTTGTATTTAAAGAGACCCTTGACACTGACTTTACAGGCAGCAAAGGATTATGGGAGATTAAGAAACACCAGATAGTAAATATACTAAAACGATTTTACGATTCGGAGGTGAAAAACCATGACAGGAATTTTATCCCTGAATATTTTGAAATTGAGTTTGGGAGAAATAAAAATATCCCGCTCCTTGACATAGTCCTGCCAGATGGCGTGTTCGTGCATATAAAGGGAAAGATAGACAGGATAGATAGATGCGATAAGGCATTAAGGGTTATTGATTATAAGATGGGCAGTCTTCCTGCTAAAGACGAAATAGGAAAGATATATTTCCAACTTCCGATATATATCCTCGCTGCCGCAAGATATTTCAATGTAAATCCTTCGCAGTGCAGCGGTCTTTATTATTCACTTAAAGATAATGAGGGGGGAGATATAAAGACTATCAAGACAGATAACGGCAGCATACCGCTTGACAACTATCTTTCTAGTTTACATGGAACTGAAGATAAGACACTAGCAAAAGATATAGATAGACTTGTATCCCTTATAAAATCAGGCAATTTTAAGGCAGAACCTTATAACGACAGGGTCTGTCTATACTGTAGATTTAAGAATATATGCAGATGTCAGAACATTTAA
- the smpB gene encoding SsrA-binding protein SmpB, translated as MSDRSYKAAQTRFSGGIKVVCQNKKAYYDYFVEETYEAGIVLKGSEVKSIVLGRANLKDSFARIKDGELFLMNMHISPYAQADKFTEPPPDRTRKLLLHKREIKKLIGKIHEKGLTLIPTKVYFRNGKAKVELALAKGKKLFDKRESIKKKTIERDMAKAVKR; from the coding sequence ATGAGTGACAGGTCTTATAAAGCCGCGCAAACAAGGTTTTCCGGCGGGATAAAGGTTGTCTGTCAGAACAAGAAGGCATATTACGATTATTTTGTTGAGGAAACTTACGAGGCAGGTATCGTTCTGAAAGGGAGTGAGGTAAAATCCATTGTTTTAGGGAGGGCAAATCTGAAGGATAGTTTTGCAAGGATAAAAGATGGGGAGCTCTTTTTAATGAACATGCATATAAGCCCGTATGCACAGGCAGATAAATTCACAGAACCACCTCCTGACAGGACGAGGAAATTACTGCTTCATAAAAGGGAGATAAAGAAACTTATAGGCAAAATCCATGAAAAGGGGTTAACCCTAATTCCGACAAAGGTATATTTTAGAAACGGCAAGGCAAAGGTTGAACTCGCCCTTGCCAAAGGCAAAAAACTCTTTGACAAAAGAGAGTCCATAAAGAAAAAGACTATTGAAAGAGACATGGCAAAGGCAGTTAAAAGATAG
- a CDS encoding SoxR reducing system RseC family protein — translation MVEEHGIVMAIKTDRAILKTERGSTCERCQAKEFCYSLGEKETFVEVDNPVNANIGDMVIFKIPTSAIIKTSLIIYLVPLFAFIAGVVIGQKFAGHLNPDLASGIFGVIFLTAAFFGIRIYGKAMENKKGVRPTIVRLASK, via the coding sequence ATGGTAGAAGAGCATGGCATTGTAATGGCAATAAAAACCGACAGGGCAATATTAAAGACAGAGCGGGGTTCTACCTGTGAAAGATGTCAGGCAAAGGAGTTTTGCTATAGTCTGGGTGAAAAGGAAACCTTTGTAGAGGTGGATAACCCTGTTAATGCAAATATTGGTGACATGGTAATATTTAAGATACCGACATCAGCCATTATAAAAACAAGCCTTATTATCTATCTTGTTCCGCTTTTTGCATTTATTGCAGGGGTTGTGATTGGTCAAAAATTTGCAGGACATCTGAACCCTGACCTTGCATCAGGTATCTTTGGAGTAATATTTCTGACAGCAGCATTTTTTGGGATAAGGATTTATGGGAAGGCAATGGAAAATAAAAAGGGCGTCAGACCTACCATTGTTCGGCTTGCAAGTAAGTGA
- a CDS encoding HyaD/HybD family hydrogenase maturation endopeptidase yields MNIVKSISSPKITVIGVGNLLLRDEGVGVRTVEYIIENHLLPADIEVIDGGTGGMKIVSLIQNTDYLIIIDAVNGRGMAGDICRLTINDISPMVKQKRTLHGIGMQEVFSLLQLMGGKMPETIVIGVAPMDISYGDKLSPKIKRAVPKIAAKVIKEVKNIQERCL; encoded by the coding sequence ATGAATATTGTAAAATCAATCTCATCTCCTAAAATAACCGTTATTGGTGTAGGGAATCTTTTGTTAAGGGATGAAGGGGTTGGAGTAAGGACTGTTGAATATATCATAGAAAATCACCTGCTCCCTGCTGATATAGAGGTTATAGACGGAGGCACAGGGGGCATGAAGATTGTTTCACTCATCCAGAATACAGATTATCTTATTATTATAGATGCGGTTAATGGCAGAGGCATGGCAGGTGATATATGCAGGTTGACAATTAATGACATAAGTCCAATGGTAAAGCAAAAGAGAACACTTCATGGGATAGGTATGCAGGAGGTGTTTTCCTTATTACAACTCATGGGAGGGAAGATGCCTGAAACTATTGTAATAGGTGTGGCACCGATGGACATATCTTATGGTGATAAACTGAGCCCAAAAATAAAGCGAGCGGTTCCAAAGATTGCTGCAAAGGTTATAAAAGAGGTGAAAAATATTCAGGAAAGGTGTTTGTAA